The Oreochromis niloticus isolate F11D_XX linkage group LG15, O_niloticus_UMD_NMBU, whole genome shotgun sequence genome includes a region encoding these proteins:
- the LOC102082537 gene encoding uncharacterized protein LOC102082537: MEYKLIMAVSGFPSLYDMNSPTYRDLNMRSDAWRQVAEIVGVPESECRRKWKTLRDQHRRERQREKERRESGIGLFNYRPWRYSSILSFLNPFIDARAAGTNGWALDPQPSQVQVAEMVGCSTTTETRSDDDESYGFAVADATTTTSSSSSSEFPQRKRPPSVGLDPSRPKEAKVEVNSGAAATDDGVQTQQHANMKELFEMMMHSVTSLAATLASSHSSSQTPLLQQDPQSHHRSLPPSWTAARLNQLKTEEPEGDVDELLVQTDDEEEVEEERRPASPRPLRPKRKSVDGLLEEFLRKTEARDAQRERDMEQRDDVTLFLLSLAPAMRRLTAEKQSWVRTKMQQFLHEAEFGATKFQ, translated from the exons ATGGAATACAAGCTCATCATGGCGGTCTCTGGCTTCCCGAGTCTCTACGACATGAACTCTCCGACCTATCGGGACCTGAACATGCGGAGCGACGCGTGGCGGCAGGTGGCAGAGATCGTCGGAGTCCCCG AGTCGGAGTGCAGAAGGAAGTGGAAGACGCTGAGAGAccagcacaggagggagaggCAGCGCGAGAAGGAGCGGCGCGAGAGCGGCATCGGGCTCTTTAACTACCGGCCATGGAGGTACTCGTCCATTCTGTCTTTTCTGAATCCATTCATCGACGCCCGGGCAGCCGGCACCAACGGCTGGGCCCTGGACCCACAGCCCTCTCAGGTCCAGGTGGCCGAAATGGTCGGCTGCAGCACGACCACGGAGACACGGAGTGACGACGACGAGAGCTACG gGTTCGCCGTAGCTGACGCGACCACGACGACCTCCTCGTCCTCATCCTCAGAGTTCCCGCAGAGGAAGCGGCCGCCCTCTGTTGGCTTGGACCCTTCCAGGCCCAAAGAAGCAAAGGTTGAGGTGAACTCGGGTGCCGCAGCCACTGACGATGGCGTGCAGACGCAGCAGCACGCCAACATGAAGGAGCTGTTTGAGATGATGATGCACTCGGTGACATCTCTTGCTGCGACCTTAGCTTCATCACACTCTTCCTCGCAGACCCCTCTTTTGCAGCAGGATCCGCAGAGTCATCATCGCAGCCTTCCGCCATCCTGGACGGCGGCGCGGCTGAACCAGCTGAAGACAGAAGAGCCGGAAGGTGACGTGGACGAGCTGCTCGTCCAAACGGAcgatgaggaggaggtggaggaagagCGCCGCCCCGCCTCTCCCAGGCCGCTCCGGCCAAAGAGGAAGAGCGTCGACGGCCTGCTGGAGGAATTCCTGAGGAAAACAGAAGCCAGGGATGCGCAGAGGGAGCGTGACATGGAGCAGAGGGACGACGTGACGCTGTTCCTGCTGAGCCTGGCTCCGGCTATGAGGAGGCTGACAGCAGAGAAACAGTCGTGGGTCAGAACCAAGATGCAGCAGTTTCTGCATGAGGCCGAGTTTGGTGCCACAAAGTTCCAGTGA